A region of Corvus cornix cornix isolate S_Up_H32 chromosome 3, ASM73873v5, whole genome shotgun sequence DNA encodes the following proteins:
- the LOC104685568 gene encoding histone H3.3A — MARTKQTARKSTGGKAPRKQLATKAARKSAPSTGGVKKPHRYRPGTVALREIRRYQKSTELLIRKLPFQRLVREIAQDFKTDLRFQSAAIGALQEASEAYLVGLFEDTNLCAIHAKRVTIMPKDIQLARRIRGERA, encoded by the exons ATGGCCCGTACCAAGCAGACTGCCCGCAAGTCCACCGGCGGCAAGGCGCCCCGCAAGCAGCTCGCCACCAAAGCCGCCCGCAAGAGCGCGCCCTCCACTGGCGGGGTGAAGAAGCCGCACCGCTACAG GCCGGGTACTGTGGCCCTGCGTGAAATCAGGCGCTATCAAAAGTCCACCGAACTTTTGATCCGCAAACTCCCCTTCCAGCGTCTGGTGCGTGAAATTGCTCAGGACTTCAAGACAGATCTGCGCTTCCAGAGCGCTGCCATCGGTGCTTTGCAG GAGGCAAGTGAAGCCTACTTGGTTGGCCTGTTTGAAGACACCAACCTGTGTGCTATCCATGCCAAACGTGTCACAATCATGCCAAAAGATATCCAGCTAGCACGCCGCATACGTGGGGAGCGTGCCTAA